One segment of Mycolicibacterium sp. YH-1 DNA contains the following:
- a CDS encoding glyoxalase, whose translation MESQILFEPEVAEFEVADPADAWTQAGFSVDLGGVSSGGGAAAVCWVGGVGIRLVGRDRGTGIVGWSLRGLPPDGSVHDLDGIPTTNAGEVPPTATGHPNGVTAIDHVVLLSPDLDRTVETLAAIGVNPRRERDTHLGGRPMRQIFFRLGEVIVEVVGSPESATEGPSTLWGMTFTVVDIDATAAYFGDRTAPVKEAVQPGRRITTLRHREFGMSVPTALISTPARR comes from the coding sequence ATGGAGTCGCAGATCCTTTTCGAGCCAGAGGTCGCGGAGTTCGAGGTGGCCGATCCGGCGGACGCGTGGACACAAGCCGGGTTCAGTGTTGATCTCGGCGGGGTTAGTTCCGGCGGAGGCGCCGCTGCCGTCTGCTGGGTCGGCGGCGTCGGCATCCGCCTCGTCGGGCGTGACCGCGGCACCGGCATCGTCGGGTGGTCGTTGCGCGGCCTGCCGCCGGACGGCTCAGTGCACGACCTCGACGGCATCCCGACGACGAACGCGGGCGAGGTGCCTCCCACTGCGACCGGCCACCCGAATGGCGTCACCGCGATCGACCACGTCGTACTGCTGTCACCTGACCTGGATCGGACGGTCGAGACGCTTGCCGCGATCGGCGTGAACCCGCGCCGGGAACGCGACACTCACCTCGGGGGACGACCGATGCGGCAGATCTTCTTCCGACTCGGCGAGGTGATCGTCGAGGTCGTCGGCTCCCCGGAGTCGGCGACAGAGGGTCCCTCCACTCTGTGGGGGATGACGTTCACGGTCGTGGACATCGACGCGACGGCCGCGTACTTCGGCGACCGCACGGCGCCGGTCAAGGAGGCGGTGCAGCCCGGACGCCGCATCACCACGCTGCGGCATCGCGAGTTCGGGATGTCGGTCCCGACGGCACTGATCTCGACGCCCGCGCGTCGCTGA
- a CDS encoding RND family transporter: MSAHSADAPTDQLQVAKPTHLHFGRVAGLIRKLSVPIIIGWVALAAFLNISVPQLEDVGKLRSVSMSPQEAPAVIAMQRIGTVFDEYESNSSVMIVLEGQDPLGEPARQYYSDLIERLLADPEHVEHVQDLWSDPLTASGVQSADGKAVYLQVNLAGDQGEAKANESVNVVRDLLETMPAPDGVSAFLTGASALSAEQEEAGHSSTRVVEALTFLVITVMLLFFFRSIVTTLLILVMVVVSLLTVRGVISFLGYHELIGLSTFATGLLVTLAIAIAVDYAIFLTGRYQEARGAGEDREMSYYTMFGGTAHVIVGSGLTIAGATFCLSFTRLPYFQTLGVPLGLGMLVLIATAMTFGPAVVTVASRFGMMEPKRQMAVRTWRRMGAAVVRWPGPILVSTIVVSLVGLLALIGYQSSYDDRKYLPADSESNLGHAAAARHFSPARLNPEMLMIESDRDLRNPADFLVIERIAKAVFGVPGIGRVQTITRPKGTPIEHSSIPFAMSQQSTTQVLNQQYMLERMDDMLVQAEDMQKTIDTMEKMSAITTEMAETTSSMVASMKDMTVTVAQLRDQISVLDDFFRPLRNYFYWEPHCYDIPVCWTLRSMFDAIDGVNSMTDDIQAMMPNMDRLNELMPKMVALMPPMVETMKSMKSMMLTMHQSQNNMQQQMGEMQENSTAMGEAFDKAKNDDSFYLPPEAFTNPDFKRGLEQFLSPNGHAVRFIINHEGDPMAPESLERIDAIKFAAKEAIKGTPLEGSSIYLGGTAATFKDMADGTQYDLIIAGIAAIILIFIIMLILTRAVVAAAVIVGTVVLSLGASFGMSVLLWQYLLGINLHWMVLPMAVIILLAVGADYNLLVVSRLKEEVHAGMRTGLIRTMGGSGSVVTIAGLVFAFTMMTMVVSDLTVMGQVGTTIGLGLLFDTLVIRSFMTPSVATLLGRWFWWPRNIRTVPKPQPWPSIQQHPQQSLGS, encoded by the coding sequence GTGAGCGCCCACAGCGCTGACGCGCCCACCGACCAGCTACAGGTGGCCAAGCCCACGCACCTTCACTTCGGTCGGGTGGCCGGTCTGATCCGCAAGCTGTCCGTGCCGATCATCATCGGATGGGTCGCGCTCGCGGCATTCCTCAACATCTCAGTGCCCCAGCTCGAAGACGTCGGCAAGCTGCGCTCGGTGTCGATGAGCCCGCAGGAGGCGCCCGCGGTCATCGCGATGCAACGCATCGGCACGGTGTTCGATGAGTACGAGTCCAACAGCTCGGTGATGATCGTGCTGGAGGGCCAGGATCCGCTCGGAGAGCCTGCGCGGCAGTACTATTCGGATCTCATCGAACGCTTGCTCGCCGACCCCGAGCACGTTGAGCACGTCCAGGACCTGTGGAGCGATCCGCTGACCGCCTCCGGTGTGCAGAGCGCCGACGGAAAGGCCGTGTACCTACAGGTCAACCTGGCCGGCGACCAGGGCGAGGCCAAGGCCAACGAGTCGGTCAACGTCGTACGCGACCTCCTGGAGACCATGCCGGCACCCGACGGTGTGTCGGCCTTCCTGACTGGCGCCTCGGCGCTGTCGGCCGAACAGGAGGAGGCGGGCCACTCCAGTACTCGAGTGGTCGAGGCGCTCACCTTCCTGGTCATCACGGTGATGCTGCTGTTCTTCTTCCGATCGATCGTCACCACGCTGTTGATCCTGGTCATGGTCGTGGTCAGCCTGTTGACCGTGCGCGGGGTGATCTCATTCCTGGGTTATCACGAACTGATTGGTCTCTCGACGTTCGCCACCGGTTTGTTGGTGACGCTGGCGATCGCGATCGCCGTGGACTACGCGATATTCCTGACTGGTCGATATCAGGAAGCGCGCGGTGCCGGTGAGGACCGAGAAATGTCCTACTACACCATGTTTGGTGGAACCGCCCACGTGATCGTCGGATCCGGGTTGACGATCGCCGGTGCAACGTTCTGCCTGTCCTTCACCAGGCTGCCGTACTTCCAGACACTGGGCGTCCCGCTGGGGCTGGGGATGCTGGTGCTCATCGCCACGGCGATGACTTTCGGACCGGCCGTCGTCACCGTCGCCAGCAGGTTCGGCATGATGGAACCGAAACGGCAGATGGCCGTCCGCACCTGGCGCAGGATGGGTGCGGCAGTGGTCCGCTGGCCCGGTCCGATCCTCGTCTCCACGATCGTGGTGTCCTTGGTCGGCCTGCTGGCGCTGATCGGCTATCAGTCCAGCTACGACGACCGCAAGTACCTCCCCGCCGACTCCGAGTCCAATCTGGGTCACGCCGCTGCCGCCCGGCACTTCTCGCCGGCGCGTCTCAATCCCGAGATGCTGATGATCGAGAGCGATCGCGACCTACGGAATCCGGCCGACTTCCTGGTGATCGAGAGAATCGCCAAGGCTGTCTTCGGTGTACCGGGGATCGGACGCGTCCAGACCATCACCCGACCCAAGGGCACGCCGATCGAGCACTCGTCGATCCCGTTCGCGATGAGCCAGCAGAGCACCACCCAGGTGCTCAACCAGCAGTACATGCTGGAGCGGATGGACGACATGCTCGTCCAGGCCGAGGACATGCAGAAGACCATCGACACCATGGAGAAGATGTCGGCGATCACCACAGAGATGGCCGAGACCACCAGCAGCATGGTGGCGAGCATGAAGGACATGACGGTCACCGTCGCCCAACTGCGGGACCAGATCTCGGTCCTGGACGACTTCTTCCGGCCGCTGCGCAACTACTTCTACTGGGAACCGCACTGCTACGACATCCCGGTCTGCTGGACGCTTCGGTCGATGTTCGACGCCATCGATGGCGTCAACTCGATGACCGACGACATCCAGGCCATGATGCCCAACATGGACCGGCTCAACGAGTTGATGCCGAAGATGGTTGCGCTGATGCCGCCCATGGTCGAGACGATGAAGTCGATGAAGTCGATGATGCTGACGATGCATCAGTCGCAGAACAACATGCAGCAACAGATGGGCGAGATGCAGGAGAACTCCACCGCGATGGGGGAGGCGTTCGACAAGGCCAAGAACGACGACTCGTTCTATCTTCCGCCGGAGGCGTTCACCAACCCCGACTTCAAACGCGGCCTGGAGCAGTTCCTGTCGCCCAACGGGCATGCCGTGCGGTTCATCATCAACCACGAGGGTGATCCGATGGCGCCCGAGAGCCTCGAGCGAATCGATGCCATCAAGTTCGCGGCGAAGGAGGCTATCAAGGGCACACCGCTGGAGGGCTCGAGCATCTACCTCGGCGGGACGGCGGCCACGTTCAAGGACATGGCCGACGGCACGCAGTACGACCTGATCATCGCAGGCATCGCGGCCATCATCCTGATCTTCATCATCATGTTGATTCTCACCCGCGCCGTAGTCGCGGCGGCGGTGATCGTTGGCACCGTGGTGCTTTCGCTGGGTGCGTCGTTCGGAATGTCGGTCCTGCTATGGCAGTACCTGCTGGGCATCAACCTGCACTGGATGGTGCTGCCGATGGCCGTCATCATCCTGCTCGCCGTGGGTGCCGACTACAACCTGCTGGTTGTCTCGCGGCTCAAGGAGGAGGTCCATGCCGGGATGCGCACCGGTCTCATCCGGACCATGGGTGGTTCGGGCTCCGTGGTGACCATCGCCGGATTGGTCTTCGCGTTCACGATGATGACCATGGTGGTCAGTGATCTCACCGTCATGGGACAGGTCGGTACCACCATCGGGCTGGGCCTGCTGTTCGACACCCTGGTCATCCGGTCCTTCATGACGCCCTCGGTTGCAACGCTTCTCGGCCGCTGGTTCTGGTGGCCACGCAACATTCGGACCGTGCCCAAACCCCAGCCCTGGCCGTCCATTCAGCAGCACCCACAACAGTCGCTCGGAAGCTAG
- a CDS encoding TetR/AcrR family transcriptional regulator, whose protein sequence is MAKPVAARGLARERVLTAALELFAEHGVSGTSLQMIADRLGISKASVYYQFPSKDDIAIAVVMPMFEDLDHVVRIAETVPSPETRREVAIGGLVELAIRHRRTSAVFHGDPAVIHLFEAHEELKRPVNRLNDLIVGPEPDTATRVSVAMAIAGIYTIVGDPQLAEIEDAELRDIMLACAKRCIAS, encoded by the coding sequence ATGGCAAAGCCCGTGGCAGCCCGCGGCCTGGCACGCGAAAGAGTTCTCACGGCGGCGCTCGAGTTGTTCGCCGAGCACGGTGTGAGTGGCACGTCGCTGCAGATGATCGCCGACCGCCTCGGCATCAGCAAAGCCTCGGTGTACTACCAGTTCCCGTCGAAGGACGACATCGCGATCGCGGTCGTCATGCCGATGTTCGAGGACCTCGACCACGTGGTCAGAATCGCCGAGACCGTCCCGTCACCGGAGACGCGCCGCGAGGTGGCCATCGGAGGCCTCGTCGAGCTGGCCATCCGACATCGCCGGACATCGGCGGTCTTCCACGGCGACCCGGCGGTCATCCACCTGTTCGAAGCGCACGAAGAACTCAAGCGCCCGGTGAACAGGCTCAATGACCTCATCGTGGGCCCCGAGCCCGACACGGCGACAAGGGTTTCGGTGGCGATGGCAATCGCCGGGATCTACACGATCGTCGGCGACCCGCAGCTCGCCGAGATTGAGGACGCGGAACTGCGCGACATCATGCTCGCCTGCGCAAAGCGGTGCATCGCCAGCTGA
- a CDS encoding MmpS family transport accessory protein: protein MRAVKRAWLPLLVVVVLAVGAFAVQKVRGIFGSEGVLVAPTNFADDAEPFDPKVVRYEIFGPEGELVDVNYVDLESKPQKAKGVVLPWSITLSTTAPSAAANIVAQGRTDYLGCRVFVDDELREERVTKGTNAATYCIVKSA, encoded by the coding sequence ATGCGAGCGGTGAAACGGGCGTGGCTTCCACTGCTCGTCGTGGTGGTTCTTGCCGTCGGGGCATTCGCCGTTCAGAAGGTGCGCGGGATCTTCGGTTCCGAGGGTGTTCTCGTCGCCCCGACCAATTTCGCCGACGACGCCGAGCCGTTCGACCCCAAGGTTGTGCGCTACGAGATCTTCGGCCCCGAAGGCGAATTGGTCGACGTGAACTACGTCGACCTGGAGAGCAAGCCGCAGAAGGCAAAGGGTGTCGTCCTGCCGTGGTCGATCACGCTGTCGACCACCGCACCGTCGGCGGCAGCCAACATCGTGGCGCAGGGACGGACGGACTATCTCGGCTGCCGAGTGTTCGTCGATGACGAACTCCGCGAGGAACGCGTGACCAAGGGCACCAACGCCGCCACCTACTGCATCGTGAAGTCCGCGTGA
- the rnhA gene encoding ribonuclease HI — protein sequence MGESVDDTVVIHTDGGCRPNPGPGGWGAVLRQRGHVREMSGGEPGSTSNNRMELTAPIMALEALTRPVVVHLYTDSTYVRNGITKWILGWERNGWMTSAKQPVKNVDLWQRLQAACAQHQVEWFWVKGHAGVADNELADELATRGMEEAINASR from the coding sequence ATGGGCGAGTCCGTTGACGACACAGTGGTCATTCACACCGACGGCGGGTGCCGACCCAACCCCGGCCCCGGCGGCTGGGGCGCGGTGCTGCGCCAGCGTGGCCACGTCCGGGAGATGAGCGGTGGCGAGCCGGGCTCGACCAGTAACAACCGGATGGAGCTGACCGCGCCGATCATGGCGCTGGAGGCGCTCACCAGACCGGTGGTCGTGCACCTCTACACCGACAGCACCTACGTCCGAAACGGCATCACCAAGTGGATCCTCGGCTGGGAGCGCAACGGCTGGATGACCTCCGCGAAGCAGCCGGTGAAGAACGTCGACCTCTGGCAGCGCCTCCAGGCGGCCTGCGCACAGCACCAGGTGGAGTGGTTCTGGGTGAAGGGTCACGCGGGCGTCGCCGACAACGAGCTGGCCGACGAACTGGCGACTCGCGGTATGGAGGAGGCGATCAACGCCTCGCGTTGA
- a CDS encoding zinc-binding dehydrogenase, with product MTEDLPDTALELRSLVTPEGTLELSLQDVPVPTPAANEVLVRVEASPINPSDLALLTAGADMANATVGGTPERPVVTAPLSEGALAGLSARVDVPLPVGNEGAGTVVAAGSSPTAQALLGKTVGIAGGAMYAQYRAVDAASCLVLPDGATAREGASSFVNPLTALGMLETMRREGHSGLVHTAAASNLGQMLVKVCQKDGVPLVNIVRKPDQEQLLRALGAVHVCNTASPSFSTDLVAALKATSATIGFDATGGGTLASQILNGMEAAASSTAAEYSRYGSSVHKQVYIYGGLDTGPTILTRNFGMAWGLGGWLLTPFLAGAGAETIGRLRARVAAELTTTFASTYTREVSLAGMLAPDAFTSYVRRATGEKFLVTPQSE from the coding sequence ATGACCGAAGACTTGCCTGATACTGCACTCGAATTGCGTTCGTTGGTGACGCCGGAGGGCACGCTGGAACTCTCGCTGCAGGACGTTCCAGTACCCACCCCTGCCGCCAACGAGGTGTTGGTCCGCGTGGAGGCCTCGCCGATCAATCCGTCGGACCTGGCCCTGCTGACAGCCGGCGCGGACATGGCCAACGCGACGGTCGGGGGCACCCCGGAGCGTCCCGTCGTCACGGCACCGCTGAGCGAGGGCGCCTTGGCGGGACTGTCGGCGCGCGTCGACGTCCCGCTTCCCGTGGGCAATGAGGGGGCGGGCACCGTCGTGGCCGCGGGGTCATCGCCAACGGCGCAGGCACTCCTCGGCAAGACGGTGGGCATCGCGGGTGGCGCGATGTACGCGCAGTACCGAGCGGTCGACGCCGCGTCGTGTCTCGTCCTGCCGGACGGTGCGACGGCGAGAGAGGGGGCGTCGTCCTTCGTCAATCCTCTGACGGCGCTCGGAATGCTGGAAACCATGCGGCGCGAAGGCCATTCGGGTTTGGTGCACACCGCTGCGGCCTCGAATCTTGGCCAGATGCTGGTCAAGGTGTGCCAGAAGGATGGGGTGCCGCTGGTCAACATCGTCCGCAAGCCCGATCAGGAGCAGCTGCTGCGCGCGCTGGGCGCGGTTCACGTCTGCAACACGGCATCACCGTCGTTCTCGACGGATCTCGTCGCGGCGCTCAAGGCGACGTCCGCGACGATCGGGTTCGACGCCACGGGTGGCGGGACACTGGCGAGTCAAATCCTCAATGGCATGGAGGCAGCGGCCTCCTCGACCGCCGCGGAGTACTCACGCTACGGCTCGTCCGTCCACAAGCAGGTGTACATCTACGGTGGGCTCGACACGGGCCCGACAATTCTGACCAGGAACTTCGGCATGGCGTGGGGTCTCGGCGGGTGGCTGCTCACCCCGTTCCTTGCCGGCGCCGGTGCCGAGACCATCGGCCGGCTCCGAGCGAGGGTGGCTGCGGAACTCACCACGACGTTCGCCAGCACCTACACCCGAGAGGTGTCACTGGCCGGCATGCTCGCACCCGACGCGTTCACCTCCTACGTCAGGCGCGCGACGGGAGAGAAGTTCCTCGTCACTCCCCAGTCGGAGTGA
- a CDS encoding ABC transporter ATP-binding protein has product MTAARRRSGVSAEGVVRRFGDRTVLDHLDLEIDDEELVVLLGPSGCGKSTLLRLLAGLDRPDGGRIEVPAKRAIVFQGDRLLPWQRVLRNVTVGLHGPDADQRARSALADVHLTGRERAWPKQLSGGEAQRVALARALVAEPELILLDEPFAALDAITRVRMHDLVRELRRAHHASMLLVTHDVDEAIALADRVVVMNNGRIGSDHRVTLSAADREASIAREEIRLALLADLGLASAH; this is encoded by the coding sequence GTGACCGCCGCCCGCCGGCGCTCCGGTGTATCGGCAGAGGGGGTGGTGCGCCGGTTCGGTGACCGCACCGTGCTCGACCACCTCGACCTCGAGATCGACGACGAGGAGCTCGTCGTCCTCCTGGGTCCCTCCGGGTGCGGCAAGAGCACGCTGCTGCGGCTCCTCGCCGGACTGGATCGGCCGGATGGCGGTCGCATCGAGGTGCCGGCCAAACGGGCCATCGTCTTCCAGGGTGATCGATTGCTGCCGTGGCAACGCGTGCTGCGCAACGTCACGGTGGGCCTGCACGGCCCAGACGCAGACCAACGAGCCCGCAGTGCCCTGGCCGACGTTCACCTCACCGGTCGTGAAAGGGCCTGGCCCAAACAACTCTCGGGCGGTGAGGCGCAGCGGGTCGCCCTTGCGCGTGCCCTGGTCGCCGAGCCGGAGCTGATCCTGCTCGACGAGCCGTTCGCGGCGCTCGACGCGATCACCAGGGTGCGAATGCACGATCTCGTCCGCGAACTGCGACGCGCGCACCACGCGTCCATGCTCCTTGTCACCCACGACGTCGACGAGGCCATCGCGCTCGCCGACCGCGTCGTGGTCATGAACAACGGTCGGATCGGCAGTGATCACCGCGTGACGCTGTCCGCCGCAGACCGCGAGGCGAGCATCGCCCGCGAGGAGATCCGACTGGCGCTTCTCGCGGACCTCGGGCTCGCCAGCGCCCACTGA
- a CDS encoding ABC transporter ATP-binding protein yields the protein MADGVPAALSIRGLRKVYRGGFAAVSDLDLELPDGAFFGLLGPNGAGKTTLIGSVSNIVKPTAGELRVFGHDYRTREARRLMGLAEQDINVDRFLSVRQLLVYHAGYHGIGRRTAVHRADELLERFGLDHKADGRAYELSGGMQRRLVLARALIHRPRLLILDEPTAGVDVALRAEIWTLLKGLNAAGTTILLTTHYLEEAEALCNEIALIAAGRIVARGSASSLRDRYRARDISEVYDRIITAGATS from the coding sequence ATGGCTGATGGAGTGCCTGCGGCGCTGTCGATTCGGGGCCTCCGCAAGGTCTACCGCGGTGGTTTCGCTGCGGTGTCAGATCTCGATCTGGAACTCCCCGACGGTGCGTTCTTCGGTCTGCTCGGCCCCAACGGGGCAGGCAAGACCACGCTGATTGGATCGGTCAGCAATATCGTCAAACCGACCGCCGGCGAGTTGCGCGTCTTCGGTCACGACTACCGAACCCGAGAGGCCCGGCGTCTGATGGGGCTCGCGGAGCAGGACATCAACGTCGACCGGTTCCTGTCGGTGCGGCAGCTGCTCGTCTATCACGCCGGGTATCACGGCATCGGACGCAGGACGGCCGTCCACCGCGCCGACGAGCTGCTCGAGCGGTTCGGACTCGACCACAAGGCCGACGGCAGAGCCTACGAACTGTCCGGTGGCATGCAGCGCCGACTTGTCCTCGCCCGCGCCCTCATTCACCGGCCACGCCTGTTGATCCTCGATGAACCGACAGCGGGTGTCGATGTCGCTCTGCGCGCGGAGATCTGGACGCTGCTCAAGGGACTCAACGCAGCAGGTACCACCATTCTGCTGACCACCCACTATCTGGAGGAGGCCGAGGCGCTGTGCAATGAGATCGCCCTGATCGCGGCGGGTCGGATCGTCGCCAGGGGCTCGGCGTCGTCGCTGCGCGACCGTTACCGGGCGCGTGACATCTCCGAGGTGTACGACCGGATCATCACTGCGGGAGCCACGTCATGA
- a CDS encoding LLM class flavin-dependent oxidoreductase, which produces MGAPRRELHLNAFLMEAGHHEAAWRLPESNPRADFDLGHWIRLARLAEDAKFDSLFLADGPALTGSGAFRPPGQLEPFTLLTALSQHTSRIGLIATVSSTYNEPYNLARRLASVDHVSGGRAGWNIVTSAGADEAANFGLDDRPSHAARYERADEFLGVAKTLWDSWEVDAVVADKASGQYADPERIHAIDHVGSYFRVAGPLNVERPPQGHPLLVQAGSSEDGKNFAARHSEAIFTAHQTYERAADFYRDIKARTKAAGRDPDALLVLPGIVPFIGSTEDEAAERARRYDELRIPEYGLAQLAWNFEVDPALFELDSPLPDSILARPTLQGSQSRSDLIIDMAVRENLTVREILSRLGGGRGHFTFVGTPVQVADTIISWFEGGAADGFNIMAPGLPSELETFINSVVPILQDKGLFRREYRGATLREHYGLAVPANQFRRNG; this is translated from the coding sequence ATGGGCGCCCCGCGGCGTGAATTGCACCTCAATGCCTTCCTCATGGAGGCCGGCCACCACGAGGCGGCCTGGCGTCTACCGGAGAGCAACCCGAGAGCGGACTTCGACCTCGGACACTGGATCAGGCTGGCCCGACTGGCCGAGGACGCGAAGTTCGACTCGCTGTTCCTCGCAGATGGTCCGGCGCTCACGGGCAGCGGAGCGTTCCGTCCGCCGGGCCAGCTCGAGCCGTTCACCCTGTTGACCGCGTTATCGCAGCACACCAGCCGCATTGGACTGATCGCCACCGTCTCATCCACCTACAACGAGCCCTACAACCTCGCCCGCCGGCTCGCGTCGGTCGATCACGTCAGCGGTGGACGTGCGGGCTGGAACATCGTCACCTCCGCCGGTGCCGACGAGGCAGCCAACTTCGGACTCGATGACCGTCCCAGCCATGCGGCGCGTTACGAACGCGCCGACGAGTTCCTCGGCGTCGCCAAGACGCTTTGGGACAGCTGGGAAGTCGACGCGGTCGTCGCCGATAAGGCTTCGGGCCAGTACGCGGACCCGGAACGAATACACGCCATCGATCACGTGGGCAGCTACTTCAGAGTTGCCGGGCCGCTCAACGTCGAACGCCCGCCTCAGGGCCACCCCCTGTTGGTCCAAGCCGGATCATCCGAGGACGGAAAGAATTTCGCAGCCCGCCACTCGGAGGCGATCTTCACCGCGCATCAGACCTACGAGCGCGCGGCGGACTTCTATCGCGACATCAAGGCACGGACCAAGGCGGCTGGCCGCGACCCCGACGCGCTGCTCGTGCTGCCGGGGATCGTGCCGTTCATCGGCTCGACCGAGGACGAGGCCGCAGAACGGGCGCGGCGGTACGACGAGCTCCGGATTCCCGAATACGGGCTGGCGCAGCTGGCGTGGAATTTCGAGGTGGATCCCGCACTGTTCGAATTGGATTCGCCGCTGCCCGACTCCATCCTTGCCCGGCCCACTCTGCAGGGCTCGCAGAGCAGGTCCGACCTCATCATCGACATGGCCGTACGCGAGAACCTGACTGTGCGGGAGATCCTCTCCCGCCTCGGTGGCGGACGAGGACACTTCACGTTCGTCGGCACACCCGTACAAGTCGCCGACACCATCATCTCCTGGTTCGAGGGCGGCGCAGCCGACGGCTTCAACATCATGGCGCCGGGACTCCCGTCCGAGTTGGAGACGTTCATCAACTCGGTGGTACCGATTCTGCAGGACAAGGGCCTGTTCAGGCGTGAGTACCGGGGCGCCACGCTGCGCGAACACTACGGGCTGGCGGTTCCCGCCAATCAGTTCCGTCGCAATGGCTGA
- a CDS encoding PhnD/SsuA/transferrin family substrate-binding protein translates to MSHRPFRILGAAALLTAASVLVACSSTPAAQQGPLSKSGDGSTAAAHPEWSDFTFTIGDNGGDGSEELAKVTGAFDDAPYKIKFARFDYGPPLVQAAAAGDIDLGYVGTVPPITGAAQQYGFKIVATQHGADPTKAAENIIVPKDSPIQTLTDLRGKKIAIPQGSSAHGLALLALKSVG, encoded by the coding sequence ATGTCCCACAGACCCTTCCGAATTCTCGGCGCCGCAGCGCTCCTGACAGCGGCGTCCGTCCTGGTTGCGTGCAGTTCAACTCCCGCCGCCCAGCAAGGCCCACTGAGCAAGTCGGGTGACGGTTCCACCGCTGCGGCCCACCCCGAGTGGAGCGATTTCACGTTCACCATCGGTGACAACGGCGGCGACGGCAGCGAAGAGCTGGCCAAGGTCACCGGCGCGTTCGACGATGCGCCCTACAAGATCAAGTTCGCCCGATTCGACTACGGCCCGCCGTTGGTACAGGCCGCCGCCGCGGGCGATATCGACCTCGGCTACGTCGGCACGGTGCCACCGATCACCGGGGCCGCGCAGCAGTACGGGTTCAAGATCGTGGCCACCCAGCACGGTGCCGATCCGACCAAGGCGGCCGAGAACATCATCGTGCCCAAGGATTCTCCGATTCAGACGTTGACGGATTTGCGCGGCAAGAAGATCGCCATCCCGCAGGGCAGCTCCGCGCACGGCCTCGCGCTACTTGCGCTCAAGAGCGTGGGCTGA
- a CDS encoding ABC transporter permease — protein sequence MSRSDVHGHHDLRPHDEPFEAERSPFLWLVEREVLRFLNIWQYAIAGPVLSTILFVIVFGAALGQHIAPIDGVAYGQFIVPGLFAQAILTVGFVNGTTSLFEARRDKYVNDVFASPLRWWEINAALVTGGVVRGLIVGAGVLVIALPLSHITGVARPFVFVFGTLAVLLVAGQVGVIAGALAKSLDHVYSMEAIILLPLGFLGGVFYSVEQLPGVWNVISRVNPVFWLVQVERIGVLGHGDVGAVPALIAVWALAAVLSVWSAVIFGTDRLKA from the coding sequence ATGAGCAGGTCCGATGTCCACGGCCACCATGACCTCAGACCCCATGACGAACCGTTCGAAGCCGAGCGCTCCCCGTTCCTGTGGTTGGTCGAGCGAGAGGTGTTGCGGTTCCTCAATATCTGGCAGTACGCCATCGCAGGTCCGGTGCTGTCCACGATCCTGTTCGTCATTGTCTTCGGCGCGGCGCTGGGGCAGCACATCGCGCCGATCGACGGTGTCGCCTACGGGCAGTTCATCGTCCCGGGGCTCTTCGCGCAGGCCATTCTCACCGTGGGCTTCGTGAACGGAACGACAAGCCTGTTCGAGGCGCGTCGCGACAAGTACGTCAACGATGTCTTCGCCAGTCCTCTGCGATGGTGGGAGATCAACGCGGCGTTGGTGACCGGGGGAGTCGTTCGCGGCCTGATTGTCGGCGCCGGGGTCCTGGTGATCGCGCTGCCGCTCAGCCACATCACCGGTGTCGCACGCCCGTTCGTCTTCGTGTTCGGCACGCTCGCCGTGCTTCTCGTCGCCGGCCAGGTCGGTGTCATCGCGGGCGCTCTGGCCAAGTCGCTGGATCACGTGTACTCGATGGAGGCGATAATCCTGCTGCCACTGGGATTCCTCGGCGGGGTTTTCTACTCCGTTGAGCAACTGCCCGGGGTCTGGAACGTGATCAGTCGAGTCAACCCCGTCTTCTGGTTGGTCCAGGTTGAGCGGATCGGCGTACTGGGGCACGGTGACGTCGGCGCGGTGCCTGCCCTCATCGCGGTGTGGGCACTTGCCGCGGTTCTGTCGGTGTGGTCGGCGGTCATCTTCGGCACCGATCGCCTGAAGGCCTAG